A single genomic interval of Oleidesulfovibrio alaskensis DSM 16109 harbors:
- a CDS encoding type II secretion system F family protein, with product MILIATLLAVAACFILVLGTGNLLSARRHEAKARVSRRLTALAVRHETAPPADIERRRAMSGMQWLDKVLSGRSVMRRLDLILEQGKTDINVGVIILAAVTLAAAGFAFIRLLTDNFWLCAVTPFAAGYLPFAWILSRRTRRMNRFHRQLPDALDLIARALKAGHAFPQGMRMVADEFADPVGPEFQITLDEINFGVSPDAALHAMTRRVDCADLRFFVVSVNIQRETGGNLAEIVSGIALLLRERFKLHGRVKVLSAEGRLTAWILFALPFGIGFIIHLLNPDFMSALYTTPEGNMLLNGSLFLMTAGALALKKLTTIRV from the coding sequence ATGATTCTCATAGCCACGCTGCTGGCGGTAGCCGCCTGCTTTATTCTGGTGCTGGGTACCGGAAACCTGCTGTCCGCGCGCAGACACGAGGCAAAAGCGCGTGTGAGCCGCCGTCTGACGGCGCTGGCAGTCCGGCACGAAACAGCCCCCCCCGCAGACATAGAACGCCGCAGAGCCATGTCGGGCATGCAGTGGCTGGACAAAGTTCTGTCAGGACGTTCTGTCATGCGCAGGCTCGATCTTATTCTCGAACAGGGCAAGACCGACATAAACGTGGGGGTCATCATTCTGGCAGCCGTCACTCTGGCCGCTGCGGGCTTCGCCTTCATACGTCTGCTCACTGACAATTTCTGGCTTTGTGCCGTCACCCCGTTTGCCGCCGGTTATCTGCCCTTTGCGTGGATTCTTTCCCGCCGCACACGACGCATGAACAGATTTCACAGACAGCTGCCCGATGCGCTGGACCTTATTGCCCGCGCATTGAAAGCCGGCCATGCCTTTCCGCAGGGCATGCGCATGGTGGCCGATGAATTCGCCGATCCGGTAGGACCGGAATTTCAGATCACGCTTGATGAAATCAACTTCGGAGTGTCTCCGGATGCCGCGCTGCACGCCATGACCCGGCGCGTGGACTGCGCCGACCTGCGGTTCTTTGTGGTTTCTGTAAACATCCAGCGCGAAACCGGAGGCAATCTGGCGGAAATCGTTTCCGGCATCGCCCTGCTGCTGCGCGAACGCTTCAAACTGCACGGCAGAGTAAAGGTGCTTTCGGCAGAAGGCAGGCTGACCGCATGGATACTGTTTGCCCTGCCTTTCGGCATAGGGTTCATCATCCACCTGCTCAACCCCGATTTCATGAGCGCGCTGTACACCACACCGGAAGGCAACATGCTGTTGAACGGTTCGCTCTTTCTTATGACTGCGGGCGCGCTGGCGCTGAAAAAACTGACCACCATACGGGTATAG
- a CDS encoding type II secretion system F family protein has product MNIQNMLPLLVAALASASVMLAFFGLRGLLNGRQRAKQLQRRVRHHISPTRISGMQPAAETQQGRRQLTAKLNDLMSTIGERLAPRNEEQMGQTNLALVRAGYRSRKAPLILWGAKAGCMLLGLTCGLLIRLAAGETIPAGMLALLFICPAVLGLYLPDAWVSSKVRTRRRQMEDSLPDALDLLVVCVEAGMGLDQAIGRVARELSLSSPVLGEELSMLVSELRAGKTRSESLKNLAHRVGLEDVNSLVTLIIQADAFGTSIAHTLRVYSDTMRTTRFQRAEEIAAKMPVKLLFPLVFCILPALFVAIMGPAGIRLMQVFSQME; this is encoded by the coding sequence ATGAACATACAGAACATGCTTCCGCTGCTTGTGGCGGCTCTCGCTTCCGCCTCTGTCATGCTGGCCTTTTTCGGACTGCGCGGGCTGCTGAACGGCAGACAGCGGGCAAAACAGCTGCAGCGCCGCGTCCGGCATCACATCAGTCCGACCCGCATCTCCGGCATGCAGCCTGCGGCGGAAACACAGCAGGGACGGCGGCAGCTGACCGCAAAGCTGAACGACCTCATGAGCACCATAGGTGAACGTCTTGCCCCCAGAAATGAAGAACAGATGGGACAGACCAACCTCGCCCTCGTGCGGGCAGGATACCGCAGCCGCAAAGCCCCGCTGATACTCTGGGGCGCCAAGGCGGGATGCATGCTGCTGGGACTGACATGCGGACTGCTGATACGGCTTGCCGCCGGTGAAACCATTCCCGCCGGCATGCTGGCGCTGCTCTTTATCTGCCCTGCTGTTCTGGGACTGTATCTGCCGGATGCATGGGTATCATCCAAAGTACGCACCCGCCGCCGCCAGATGGAAGACAGTCTGCCCGATGCGCTTGACCTCCTTGTGGTCTGCGTCGAAGCGGGCATGGGGCTTGATCAGGCCATAGGGCGTGTCGCCCGTGAGCTGTCGCTCTCCAGCCCTGTGCTGGGTGAAGAGCTTTCCATGCTGGTCAGTGAGCTGCGGGCCGGAAAAACCAGATCGGAATCACTGAAGAATCTGGCGCACCGCGTAGGTCTGGAAGATGTGAACAGTCTGGTTACCCTGATTATTCAGGCCGATGCATTCGGCACCAGCATCGCACACACGCTGCGCGTCTATTCCGACACCATGCGCACCACGCGCTTTCAAAGAGCCGAGGAAATCGCCGCCAAGATGCCTGTCAAACTGCTTTTCCCTCTCGTATTCTGCATACTTCCGGCTCTTTTTGTCGCCATCATGGGGCCTGCGGGCATCCGTCTGATGCAGGTCTTTTCACAAATGGAATAG
- a CDS encoding TadE/TadG family type IV pilus assembly protein, translated as MPISFTRDERGLAAIEVALLVPVLAALLYVLVEGGNTIRTYSALTEASRSAARHVVLTGETDNLDAFVRSLVTSLDPQALSTNVSAAEQGAMVTVQVRYGYKSVFTSNIITGEANEPLYTLTAQTSMPLP; from the coding sequence ATGCCGATATCTTTCACACGCGATGAACGCGGCCTTGCCGCCATCGAGGTAGCCCTGCTTGTACCGGTGCTGGCAGCACTGCTGTACGTGCTCGTCGAAGGCGGCAACACCATACGCACCTATTCCGCACTTACAGAAGCCAGCCGTTCTGCGGCAAGGCATGTGGTGCTGACGGGCGAAACCGACAATCTGGACGCTTTTGTCCGTTCGCTTGTCACCTCGCTTGACCCGCAGGCCCTGAGTACAAATGTCAGCGCCGCGGAACAGGGCGCCATGGTCACCGTACAGGTGCGCTACGGGTACAAGTCTGTTTTTACCAGCAACATTATTACGGGAGAAGCCAATGAACCGCTTTACACACTTACTGCGCAGACCAGCATGCCTCTGCCGTAG
- a CDS encoding ATPase, T2SS/T4P/T4SS family, with the protein MKLAERLMRSTRRTPAPLSGVPVRSEDDALEQAFRRSPQPATPRTPHTDSAHAETTGTVSAPAGTHPPDMRHASAPAHARQPAAPAEHTGALQSPPDADVPAPASSGAARTAMRQQAFRPARSGNSTVSCAAPQEEDYYEAKARVHARVLELMDISAAEHLNPEVLGTEIRRLVEKVLHEEYRQIPLNSQERRRVAEEIQHEILGLGPLEPLLADPSVSDILVNNYRQVYVERGGKLHKAGVRFHDDEHLRQIIDRIVSRIGRRVDESSPMVDARLADGSRVNAIIPPLALDGPSLSIRRFSKDPLELDDLIRFKALTPEMGEVLRGIVKARLNIIVSGGTGSGKTTMLNCLSRFVPHDERIVTIEDAAELQLKQEHVVRLETRPANIEGHGEITARDLVKNCLRMRPDRIIVGEVRSAEVLDMLQAMNTGHDGSLTTIHANSPRDCLMRLETMVAMSGLNISTLSLKRYITSAVDVIVQVSRLSDGSRKLTSLTEITGMEGEAVTMQEIFSFRQTGVGQDGKVTGSFAGAGIRPRFASRLAAAGIPLDGTLFEKGMEQA; encoded by the coding sequence ATGAAACTGGCAGAACGACTCATGCGCTCCACCCGGCGCACGCCGGCGCCTTTGTCCGGAGTCCCCGTCCGCAGCGAAGACGACGCGCTGGAACAGGCTTTCCGCCGCAGTCCGCAACCTGCCACGCCCCGGACACCGCATACGGATTCCGCTCACGCTGAAACAACCGGAACGGTCTCTGCGCCCGCCGGAACGCATCCGCCGGACATGCGGCACGCATCCGCACCGGCACATGCACGACAGCCGGCGGCACCGGCAGAGCACACCGGAGCTTTGCAGTCTCCGCCGGACGCAGACGTACCGGCTCCCGCCTCTTCCGGTGCTGCACGTACTGCCATGCGCCAGCAGGCTTTCCGGCCTGCACGGTCCGGCAACAGCACTGTGTCCTGCGCCGCCCCGCAGGAAGAAGACTATTACGAAGCCAAAGCCCGTGTGCATGCCCGCGTGCTGGAGCTTATGGACATCAGTGCGGCCGAACACCTCAATCCGGAGGTACTGGGTACTGAAATCCGCCGGCTGGTGGAAAAGGTACTGCATGAAGAATACCGGCAAATTCCGCTCAACAGTCAGGAGCGCCGACGCGTAGCCGAGGAAATACAGCATGAAATACTGGGCCTCGGCCCGCTGGAGCCTCTGCTGGCCGACCCTTCTGTTTCGGATATTCTGGTGAACAATTACCGGCAGGTATATGTGGAGCGCGGGGGCAAGCTGCACAAGGCGGGTGTACGTTTTCACGATGACGAACATCTGCGGCAGATCATCGACCGCATTGTTTCACGCATCGGGCGGCGCGTGGACGAATCATCGCCCATGGTGGACGCCCGTCTTGCTGACGGCTCACGAGTCAACGCCATAATCCCCCCGCTGGCGCTGGACGGCCCCAGCCTCTCCATACGCCGTTTTTCCAAGGACCCGCTGGAACTGGACGACCTGATACGCTTCAAGGCACTGACCCCGGAAATGGGCGAAGTGCTGCGCGGTATAGTTAAAGCCCGGCTGAACATCATTGTCTCCGGCGGCACCGGATCGGGCAAAACAACCATGCTCAACTGCCTGTCGCGCTTTGTGCCCCACGACGAACGCATTGTGACCATTGAAGACGCTGCGGAACTGCAGCTGAAACAGGAGCACGTGGTCAGGCTGGAAACAAGACCGGCAAACATAGAAGGCCACGGCGAAATAACGGCCCGTGATCTGGTGAAAAACTGCCTGCGGATGCGTCCGGACAGAATCATCGTGGGCGAAGTGCGTTCCGCCGAAGTGCTGGACATGCTGCAGGCCATGAACACCGGTCATGACGGTTCACTGACCACAATCCACGCCAACAGCCCGCGTGACTGCCTGATGCGTCTTGAAACCATGGTGGCCATGTCGGGGCTGAACATCAGCACGCTGTCCCTTAAACGCTATATCACTTCCGCCGTTGACGTCATTGTGCAGGTTTCGCGGCTTTCCGACGGTTCGCGCAAACTGACCAGTCTGACAGAAATAACCGGTATGGAAGGAGAGGCCGTGACCATGCAGGAAATATTCTCCTTCCGGCAGACCGGGGTGGGGCAGGACGGCAAGGTCACAGGCAGCTTTGCCGGTGCCGGTATCAGACCAAGATTCGCCTCGCGGCTTGCCGCGGCGGGCATTCCGCTGGACGGAACCCTGTTTGAAAAAGGCATGGAACAGGCGTGA
- a CDS encoding vWA domain-containing protein, with protein sequence MNRFTHLLRRPACLCRRLGGQLAAGAEGASAALMAVLLPVILGIMGLGLDSGMLYLSHSRLQAAVDAAALAGSLQLPYDPAMDKGLVRAAVDEYMHANFPQAVVQSVLPGAEERSVTVNAEATVGTIFMGALGIGSSTVRAQASAGYNNLEVVFVIDNSGSMKGSPINETNAAATRLVDLIMPEGMATSVKIGLVPFRGKVRIPADVDGLPSGCRNADGSLNEDGLLDEYKKPEYRYPYNDRLRVTPYSCSSIPLTQGLTADRATITQAIGRQDARGDSSGTVISEGLKWARHVLTPEEPFTEGSSAKDMRKVIILLTDGDTEDGNCGGNYSVYYRPNNYWTNAYYGMMDMDSHCEDGGVLNNAMLSEAALAKDAGIEIFAIRYGSSDAVDRNLMRAVASSKEGTDDHYFDAPSPYDIDDVFKLIGRQLGWRLLR encoded by the coding sequence ATGAACCGCTTTACACACTTACTGCGCAGACCAGCATGCCTCTGCCGTAGACTGGGCGGGCAGCTTGCGGCAGGAGCAGAAGGAGCCTCCGCCGCGCTCATGGCTGTCCTGTTGCCGGTCATACTGGGCATCATGGGGCTGGGGCTGGATTCGGGCATGCTGTATCTTTCGCACAGCCGACTTCAGGCCGCGGTAGATGCCGCCGCTCTGGCCGGCAGTCTTCAGCTGCCCTACGACCCCGCCATGGACAAGGGACTGGTACGTGCGGCTGTGGACGAATACATGCACGCCAATTTTCCTCAGGCCGTGGTGCAGTCCGTGCTGCCCGGGGCGGAGGAACGCAGCGTCACGGTAAACGCCGAGGCAACCGTAGGCACCATATTCATGGGCGCGCTGGGCATCGGCTCTTCCACGGTACGCGCGCAGGCTTCAGCGGGGTACAACAACCTCGAAGTCGTCTTCGTCATCGATAATTCCGGCTCCATGAAGGGTTCGCCCATCAATGAAACCAATGCCGCGGCTACCCGTCTGGTGGATCTCATCATGCCCGAAGGCATGGCCACATCGGTTAAAATCGGCCTTGTCCCCTTCCGCGGCAAAGTGCGCATTCCAGCCGATGTCGACGGGCTGCCCTCCGGCTGCCGCAATGCCGACGGCTCACTGAACGAGGACGGCCTGCTGGATGAATACAAAAAGCCCGAATACCGTTACCCGTACAACGACAGGCTGAGAGTGACTCCGTACTCCTGCTCCAGCATCCCCCTTACCCAGGGTCTGACAGCCGACCGCGCCACCATAACACAGGCCATAGGACGTCAGGATGCACGGGGTGATTCTTCCGGCACCGTCATATCAGAAGGCCTGAAATGGGCACGCCACGTGCTGACCCCCGAGGAGCCTTTCACCGAAGGCTCCTCCGCCAAAGACATGCGCAAGGTGATCATCCTGCTGACAGACGGAGATACCGAAGACGGAAACTGCGGCGGCAACTATTCCGTGTATTACCGGCCCAACAACTACTGGACCAACGCCTACTACGGCATGATGGACATGGACTCGCACTGCGAAGACGGCGGCGTGCTGAACAACGCCATGCTCAGTGAAGCGGCTCTGGCCAAAGATGCCGGCATAGAAATATTCGCCATCCGGTACGGCTCTTCAGACGCTGTGGACCGCAATCTGATGCGGGCTGTCGCATCCAGCAAGGAAGGCACCGATGACCACTATTTCGATGCGCCTTCACCGTACGACATTGACGATGTGTTCAAACTGATCGGCCGTCAGCTCGGCTGGAGACTGCTGCGCTGA
- a CDS encoding SPOR domain-containing protein — protein sequence MNRLAYIFSIAAAAILLGGCAQGKENNSGRFSLMQRYHSGQPLLAEETGQDTRNNHDNSAEAREHLARGLRFLQQERDELAFEQFSRAASLDPALTQARYQRGLLLHSRGMQQEAMQEMEAVLALEPDHAKAHEASGAIFFTAGLMEEALDMFTKAVSLDAGLENSHAFIAAIRNYRGEHTQALQALQAALALYPASAALHNNAGMTLSMLHRDAEAVPHFRQAISLGAPAAKTWNNMGLALCRMNRLDEALIAFRNAGTEAAAYNNLGYYLFLQNRHREAVVYLEKAMELEPRYYARAAENLKRARLAARFDAAPAAPAAIRQIPAPPVVQPAATPHNRTQSTALPLAVPAVAADTANMPPAAGAVSVADSPAAVVTNAAPQSEDKVWAVHESSWKDAHKAQQRAGELRSMGFDARVATFAIRQHGTWHRVVLGSHQTMEEADARCAALVRQAAFENLRSVRVPATLIPAGTPAAQQL from the coding sequence ATGAACCGCCTTGCATACATATTTTCAATTGCCGCGGCTGCCATACTGCTGGGCGGCTGCGCTCAGGGAAAAGAAAACAACTCCGGCCGTTTTTCGCTCATGCAGCGTTATCACAGCGGACAGCCCCTGCTGGCAGAAGAAACCGGGCAGGACACGCGGAACAACCATGACAACAGCGCTGAAGCACGTGAGCATCTGGCACGCGGACTCCGCTTTCTGCAGCAGGAAAGAGACGAGCTGGCTTTTGAACAGTTCAGTCGCGCCGCGTCGCTTGACCCCGCGCTGACTCAGGCCCGTTATCAGCGCGGTCTGCTGCTGCACAGCCGGGGCATGCAGCAGGAAGCCATGCAGGAAATGGAAGCGGTACTGGCACTGGAGCCTGACCATGCAAAGGCGCATGAAGCCAGCGGAGCCATTTTTTTCACCGCAGGGCTGATGGAAGAAGCACTGGATATGTTCACCAAAGCGGTGAGTCTGGATGCCGGACTGGAAAACAGTCATGCGTTCATAGCCGCCATCAGAAACTACCGGGGAGAACATACACAGGCGCTGCAAGCGCTGCAGGCAGCGCTTGCGCTCTACCCCGCATCCGCCGCGCTGCACAATAACGCTGGCATGACCCTTTCCATGCTGCACCGCGATGCCGAAGCCGTCCCCCACTTCCGTCAGGCCATCAGTCTTGGCGCACCCGCGGCAAAAACATGGAACAACATGGGACTGGCCCTGTGCAGAATGAACCGTCTGGACGAAGCGCTCATAGCATTCCGCAATGCAGGCACCGAGGCTGCCGCATACAATAACCTGGGCTACTATCTTTTTCTGCAGAACCGCCACCGCGAGGCCGTCGTGTATCTGGAAAAAGCCATGGAGCTTGAACCGCGCTACTACGCCCGTGCAGCTGAAAACCTGAAACGCGCCCGACTGGCAGCCCGTTTTGACGCGGCCCCCGCCGCTCCTGCCGCCATACGGCAGATACCGGCGCCCCCCGTCGTACAGCCCGCAGCAACACCGCATAACCGGACACAATCCACCGCGTTGCCCTTGGCTGTGCCGGCGGTTGCGGCAGATACCGCAAACATGCCCCCCGCAGCCGGTGCCGTTTCCGTCGCAGACTCTCCCGCCGCCGTTGTGACAAACGCCGCACCGCAGTCTGAGGACAAGGTATGGGCCGTGCATGAAAGTTCGTGGAAAGACGCTCACAAGGCACAACAACGTGCCGGCGAACTGCGCAGCATGGGTTTCGATGCCAGAGTGGCCACATTTGCCATCAGACAACACGGCACATGGCACAGGGTGGTGCTGGGCAGCCATCAGACCATGGAAGAAGCCGACGCCCGCTGTGCAGCGCTTGTACGGCAGGCGGCATTCGAAAACCTGCGTTCGGTACGTGTTCCTGCAACGCTGATACCTGCCGGCACCCCCGCCGCGCAGCAACTGTAG
- a CDS encoding TadE/TadG family type IV pilus assembly protein: MHAFRLVTGRLRHDTSGLSSLELALTLPVLLMMVFGLIEFGYNLFARTTVDKAALIGARYAVTGQGFDDGTRHARIVQEARRLTGVLAGSSPQSVTVTIGSIAAGAGDDALIEGDAGLPCDRVQVRVEYRYTPVTPVVGSLLGPEITVQGIERMINEPWVACR, translated from the coding sequence ATGCACGCATTCCGACTTGTCACAGGCAGGCTGCGGCACGACACGAGCGGACTCAGCTCGCTGGAGCTGGCCCTTACTCTGCCTGTGCTGCTGATGATGGTTTTCGGGCTCATTGAATTCGGCTATAACCTATTTGCCAGAACCACGGTGGACAAAGCCGCACTTATCGGAGCACGCTACGCCGTGACCGGTCAGGGCTTTGACGACGGCACACGCCATGCACGCATTGTGCAGGAGGCCCGGAGACTGACGGGAGTTCTGGCCGGCAGTTCGCCGCAAAGCGTCACCGTCACCATAGGCAGCATTGCCGCCGGTGCGGGAGATGACGCCCTGATAGAAGGCGATGCAGGCCTGCCCTGCGACAGGGTTCAGGTACGGGTGGAATACCGTTACACTCCGGTAACCCCCGTAGTGGGCAGTCTGCTGGGACCGGAAATAACGGTGCAGGGCATCGAACGCATGATCAACGAACCATGGGTGGCATGCCGGTGA
- a CDS encoding AAA family ATPase — translation MASTYPVCLLTRNLHTEEELSRLIAHQKHFHLATPGVSEDMGLVIVELGGTPQDDFDAIVALAADPRVGEVFITAPRKDPDVIIRAMRAGVTGFLEQPFSSDNIAAALEGYAARMRETETAPQPAVQRQGRIIHVLGAKSGSGATTVTVNLGVNSARNGRSTAVMDMRLPQGEVPLFLDMQYARTWADAARELHRLDHMYLQSLMERHESGLEILAAPDENDAPETLSERSVRSILRLLRTRHDAVLIDGGPYADELALVSMHEADEVLLVSELSLPALAGARRLLNSIAQTAPDLDGKIRLVINRHAAGSGLSQEEAETLLERKACCLIENDYEAAVSAVNQGVALCDAHPRSPAAKSLTALADILMPQASPADTGSMRPRSLLARFMPRRPSRVRTTQDAPLSGNLQTAES, via the coding sequence ATGGCTTCCACCTATCCGGTCTGTCTGCTGACCAGAAACCTGCATACCGAAGAAGAGCTTTCGCGCCTCATTGCGCACCAGAAGCACTTTCATCTTGCCACTCCGGGCGTATCCGAAGACATGGGGCTGGTCATAGTGGAACTGGGCGGCACCCCGCAGGATGACTTTGACGCCATTGTGGCGCTGGCGGCCGACCCGCGTGTGGGCGAAGTGTTCATCACCGCTCCGCGCAAAGACCCCGATGTCATCATCCGCGCCATGCGCGCCGGTGTCACCGGCTTTCTGGAACAACCTTTCAGCAGCGACAACATTGCCGCGGCGCTGGAAGGATACGCCGCGCGCATGCGTGAAACCGAAACCGCACCGCAGCCTGCTGTACAGCGTCAGGGACGCATCATCCATGTGCTGGGCGCAAAAAGCGGCAGCGGTGCCACGACGGTTACGGTCAATCTGGGCGTGAACAGCGCGCGGAACGGCCGCAGCACCGCGGTGATGGATATGCGCCTGCCGCAGGGCGAGGTTCCGCTTTTTCTGGACATGCAATACGCGCGCACATGGGCAGATGCGGCGCGTGAACTGCACAGACTGGATCATATGTATCTGCAGAGTCTTATGGAACGGCACGAAAGCGGGCTGGAAATACTGGCCGCGCCGGATGAAAACGATGCGCCCGAAACACTGAGCGAGCGCAGCGTAAGAAGTATTCTGCGCCTGCTGCGCACCCGCCATGACGCCGTGCTTATCGACGGCGGTCCGTATGCCGATGAACTGGCTCTCGTATCCATGCACGAAGCGGACGAGGTGCTTCTGGTTTCAGAACTGTCACTGCCGGCGCTGGCCGGAGCCCGCAGGCTGCTCAACAGCATTGCACAGACGGCTCCGGATCTGGACGGTAAAATCCGTCTGGTCATCAACAGGCATGCCGCAGGAAGCGGACTGTCGCAGGAAGAAGCCGAAACCCTGCTGGAACGCAAAGCCTGCTGCCTTATTGAAAATGACTACGAAGCGGCCGTCTCCGCGGTCAATCAGGGTGTGGCCCTGTGCGATGCGCACCCGCGTTCGCCCGCGGCAAAATCGCTGACCGCACTGGCAGACATACTCATGCCTCAGGCCTCTCCGGCTGATACCGGTTCCATGCGCCCCAGAAGCCTGCTGGCCAGATTCATGCCGCGTCGTCCTTCCCGCGTGCGGACAACACAGGACGCGCCTTTGTCCGGCAACCTTCAGACCGCGGAGAGCTGA
- a CDS encoding type II and III secretion system protein family protein, which yields MTAFNKATTLLVCFRHFPVLAAVLLSAVCAQAAIVPAAVQLAAGKSVVLETASPVRRVSVAAPEVAQVLVLSPTQVYVTGVKPGGTTLTLWNAAGAVSHVFDIQVSPDIARLKEMLHKLLPSEKDIMVMTVGESITLAGTVSSPAHIATAMDMARMYAPDKVTNLMKVGGMHQIMLEVKVAEMRRSVMQRLGIDLAAAWGNSFAFTMLNQLFTLDNQDGTIGVGRTAAVLSPNNTGVFQAPVGGMTLTGFLDVLKENGLVKVLAEPTLVCRSGEHASFLAGGEIPIPVPQGLGTVAIEFKEYGVTLDFTPTVLSPRQISLKVEPEVSELDYANVIQINGFSIPGISSRRASTTVELGDGQSFAIAGLLRDEVRETIKKYPGLGDIPVLGTLFRSSSWQKNETELVIIITPRLAKPLDMTAQTLPTDGFREPTEYEFFIQGKMEGDAPAAAPAAMRGSGDVQSSDGNPPSGMEGEFGHVLRLR from the coding sequence ATGACTGCTTTCAACAAAGCCACAACGCTTCTGGTATGTTTCCGCCATTTTCCGGTACTGGCTGCGGTGCTGCTGAGCGCCGTATGCGCGCAGGCGGCCATAGTGCCCGCCGCAGTGCAGCTGGCCGCCGGCAAATCGGTCGTTCTTGAAACCGCATCCCCTGTCCGGAGGGTTTCAGTGGCTGCGCCGGAGGTGGCACAAGTACTGGTGCTCTCTCCCACACAGGTCTACGTAACCGGCGTAAAGCCGGGCGGCACCACACTCACGCTGTGGAACGCTGCCGGTGCGGTGTCCCATGTATTCGATATTCAGGTTTCACCGGATATCGCCCGCCTGAAGGAAATGCTGCACAAGCTGCTGCCGTCGGAAAAAGACATAATGGTCATGACGGTAGGTGAATCCATAACTCTGGCAGGCACGGTAAGCAGCCCCGCGCATATTGCCACAGCCATGGACATGGCCCGTATGTACGCCCCCGACAAAGTGACCAACCTCATGAAAGTCGGCGGAATGCATCAGATAATGCTTGAAGTGAAAGTCGCTGAAATGCGCCGCTCCGTCATGCAGCGTCTGGGCATTGATCTGGCTGCCGCGTGGGGCAACAGTTTTGCCTTTACCATGCTCAACCAGCTGTTCACACTTGACAATCAGGACGGAACCATAGGTGTGGGCCGCACCGCCGCTGTGCTGAGCCCTAACAATACCGGCGTGTTTCAGGCACCTGTAGGCGGCATGACACTGACCGGCTTTCTGGATGTGCTCAAGGAAAACGGCCTTGTAAAAGTACTGGCCGAGCCCACGCTGGTCTGCCGGAGCGGTGAGCATGCCAGTTTTCTTGCCGGCGGCGAGATACCCATACCTGTACCGCAGGGGCTGGGCACCGTGGCCATCGAATTCAAAGAATACGGCGTAACGCTGGATTTCACGCCCACGGTACTTTCGCCGCGCCAGATAAGCCTCAAGGTTGAGCCGGAAGTCTCCGAGCTTGATTATGCCAACGTCATCCAGATCAACGGTTTCTCCATTCCCGGCATCAGCAGCAGGCGGGCCTCCACCACGGTGGAGCTGGGCGACGGTCAGAGCTTTGCCATTGCCGGTCTGCTGCGCGATGAAGTCCGCGAAACCATAAAAAAATACCCCGGACTGGGCGACATTCCCGTACTGGGAACCCTGTTCCGTTCTTCCAGCTGGCAGAAAAATGAAACCGAGCTCGTGATCATCATAACCCCGCGGCTGGCCAAACCGCTGGATATGACCGCACAGACCCTGCCCACAGACGGCTTTCGCGAACCCACGGAATATGAATTTTTCATTCAGGGAAAAATGGAAGGCGATGCTCCTGCCGCGGCCCCTGCCGCCATGCGGGGCTCCGGCGATGTTCAGTCCTCAGACGGCAATCCGCCGTCCGGCATGGAAGGCGAGTTCGGCCACGTGCTCAGACTGCGGTAA